A window from Pseudobutyrivibrio ruminis HUN009 encodes these proteins:
- a CDS encoding MSCRAMM family protein, whose product MKKKIMAAVLGFAIIFSTFSSDLVSQAEGVAEPQQVEEQTQLETPETEIITEEQKKEEVPINKEEEKEAEESVVTEEAQENQEMVFEEPVQKDEKEIVTEDVISDDTETENETVEENVSEEKEDAFSQTKEIDGVKISMTAAAGVLPKDSHFEAVAITGKSNISKIEDAVEKNLADTKSVVEVKAFDITIYDANGNEVQPDTSKGNVQVTFNNIDTAEVKADANKDMEVFHIADSMQSAESVDTSVGEGQVSFEAEHFSVYALVIDESSNKIVEDSTNANALIREIKLEKVAADGSTSEFKSGDSLSLNDKLKLTYVFASPITVVESRDVNLEGLAVAKKVIVASGEEYELPGLPGYLKSVNSEAISVPITGNTHEFGKIQFKDGKTFFSVSYNGLDTAEDISKAEAGIFIQLNQEQIDNAENKNGVYELDFGKYGKYTIKVDEYKLKEPSIKTEGSLNIDENGNWTGYVNWTVTLTNDTERPIHYDKYAFQGNIDENQVYRDGSLKLGDATVTPTSTTDLKWEYTGDDLITPGKKLVYTYQTYVDTLGQVAGTNVDAPKTVTSAVTNKTNVTGNSKSTDYSKLDIISNEATVNISTYLDSWIQKTGTSIDSKGNTTWTVKIKNNGFTLKDLVLTDTITPDSLTNAKPVSINLTDVKVNELDASEYSYTFQNNILKVCFNNPMSGNKTYTVTYKTQILNYDKYLKENHGIPSNSATISYKYDKNGTPVTPKTPTVSKPFFEKDVTTYKASIEKTALEPDLVNHQMKWKIDVNKNKQPLSGVSVVDDIPDGHAYIGISDVKIDGEPIAESEYPTVKDADSDKEFYFGDKLNGHSASFVVTTELDNTQNNVWANNNKANYTNRVTLKSSENDDVEDSVSKEYVSKVLDIKADPYNYDDHTIKYTVTVDANGMSMDDVFVFDALDDKVEYVSASGIAKPTVVNNNIKFNVGTISAKNEFSFVVKVKDGDWLLKTGETKIENSAKLISNQYGSEEAGTYVVAKSNDVTINNKLLVKAGTQDTTNKENVDFVVQINPARQNLYAEVADNVVIKARDTMGSSLTLVEDSVCLYEATVNPTDGTLSSNTKVNLSENDISVYLNDDSKTVLEVNIPRNEGMAYVLKYTAKMLDSSQKDITNSIQLVGAESVKEKAQEWDYKSSSFGGADLTKYVYLQVKLVDQNDPTKPLAGAKIELKDKTTAKTIETAITNSKGEILFNGQGNLQPNTEYLIVETVIPEGYEISKTADTDLATGHTVKTVGTGVTAARNNVAANTVVNTKPSKPIKINLVDRDEKNVDLTKLESNKGVISITNNGNEVWNSSTSTTPFEAVYGQEYEVKEAQVPFGYAGDSKAGLKFKVDDDTTSANYGKLVIVENNIKASNTESSITMFDHKLKSVSVSINDVSDQGRYLSGAKFKLAYKTKDNVVQEWISDGSFISFTLPEGDYWLTRTDAPLGFLNNEDKAIKFTVKSDKVEFDNSSNIGNVQISVADNKVVVPENPDSSKKVTLTDFAPTKDGEPSDEIKTEIYTVTYEDGVPSGLSDKPVWKSDTDTNDPELNPETEYVIVSTDSAGNRTSKVVMVQVYEDENGTIKTKLIEKPTLRGSDYVDVPVEYDEEGNPLPITIKMDVKSPVVPTPAPSASENTGFTLQSGIANTASNNGSYTAKKDNQELALKEKDIIVGADLDENNQDVNADRLAKTGGFVGTLFGYITAVALILVGLYLTLGKKKEHDK is encoded by the coding sequence ATGAAAAAGAAAATTATGGCGGCAGTTCTGGGCTTTGCTATTATATTTAGCACATTCAGCTCGGATTTAGTGTCGCAAGCAGAGGGAGTCGCAGAACCCCAACAGGTGGAAGAGCAGACGCAGCTCGAGACACCAGAAACAGAAATAATAACTGAGGAACAAAAGAAAGAAGAAGTTCCTATTAACAAAGAGGAAGAGAAAGAAGCAGAGGAGTCAGTTGTAACAGAAGAAGCTCAAGAAAACCAGGAGATGGTTTTCGAAGAGCCTGTTCAAAAAGATGAAAAGGAAATAGTTACTGAGGATGTAATTTCTGATGATACTGAGACAGAAAACGAAACTGTAGAAGAGAATGTTTCAGAAGAAAAAGAAGATGCTTTTTCTCAGACAAAGGAGATTGATGGTGTTAAAATCTCCATGACTGCAGCAGCAGGGGTTCTTCCAAAGGACAGCCACTTTGAAGCAGTTGCCATCACTGGAAAAAGCAACATCTCTAAAATCGAGGACGCAGTAGAAAAGAACCTTGCTGATACAAAGTCAGTAGTAGAGGTGAAGGCATTTGACATCACTATCTATGACGCAAACGGAAATGAGGTTCAGCCAGATACATCAAAGGGAAATGTCCAGGTAACTTTCAACAATATCGACACAGCAGAGGTTAAAGCTGATGCTAACAAAGATATGGAAGTATTCCATATAGCGGATTCCATGCAGTCGGCCGAGTCTGTAGATACAAGTGTTGGAGAGGGCCAGGTTAGCTTTGAGGCAGAACATTTTTCAGTTTACGCGCTTGTAATTGATGAATCCTCAAACAAAATAGTTGAAGATAGTACAAATGCAAATGCATTAATTAGAGAGATTAAATTGGAAAAGGTTGCTGCTGATGGTTCAACCTCTGAATTTAAATCAGGAGATTCCTTATCACTCAACGACAAACTTAAACTTACATATGTTTTTGCATCTCCAATTACTGTAGTTGAAAGTCGAGATGTAAATTTGGAAGGATTAGCAGTAGCTAAAAAAGTTATTGTTGCATCAGGAGAAGAATATGAACTTCCAGGCTTACCAGGTTATTTAAAGTCTGTTAATAGTGAAGCAATTAGCGTTCCAATAACAGGAAATACCCACGAATTTGGAAAAATCCAGTTCAAGGATGGCAAAACTTTTTTTTCAGTATCCTATAATGGATTAGATACAGCTGAAGATATTAGTAAAGCTGAAGCCGGCATATTTATACAGCTGAATCAGGAGCAGATTGATAATGCAGAAAATAAAAATGGCGTTTATGAGTTGGACTTTGGTAAATATGGAAAATATACTATCAAGGTTGATGAGTATAAACTTAAAGAGCCTTCTATAAAAACAGAGGGCAGCCTAAATATTGATGAAAATGGAAACTGGACAGGATATGTTAATTGGACTGTAACTCTAACAAATGATACAGAAAGGCCAATCCATTACGATAAGTATGCATTCCAAGGCAATATTGATGAAAATCAGGTATACAGAGATGGATCATTAAAGCTAGGAGATGCAACGGTTACACCTACAAGCACAACTGATTTGAAGTGGGAATACACAGGTGATGATTTGATTACACCAGGTAAAAAGCTTGTGTATACATATCAGACATATGTGGATACGCTAGGGCAGGTAGCAGGTACTAATGTAGACGCACCTAAAACTGTTACTTCGGCAGTTACAAATAAAACAAATGTAACAGGTAATAGTAAGTCCACAGACTATAGCAAACTTGACATTATATCTAATGAAGCAACGGTTAATATAAGTACTTACCTAGATAGTTGGATTCAAAAAACTGGAACCTCTATAGATTCAAAAGGAAATACAACATGGACTGTTAAAATCAAGAATAATGGTTTTACATTAAAGGATTTGGTTCTTACTGATACGATTACTCCAGACTCCTTAACAAATGCGAAACCGGTAAGTATTAATTTGACTGATGTAAAAGTAAATGAGCTTGATGCTTCGGAGTATAGTTATACATTTCAAAACAATATATTAAAAGTTTGCTTTAATAATCCAATGTCGGGTAACAAAACATACACTGTTACCTATAAAACACAGATATTAAACTATGATAAATACTTGAAAGAAAACCATGGTATTCCATCAAATAGTGCAACCATTTCATATAAATACGATAAGAATGGTACACCAGTTACACCAAAGACTCCAACAGTGTCAAAACCGTTCTTTGAAAAAGATGTAACCACTTATAAGGCTTCTATTGAAAAAACAGCTTTAGAGCCAGATTTGGTTAATCATCAGATGAAGTGGAAGATAGATGTTAACAAGAATAAGCAGCCTCTATCTGGAGTATCTGTAGTTGATGATATACCTGATGGACATGCATATATTGGAATATCAGATGTAAAAATAGATGGAGAGCCCATAGCAGAAAGTGAATATCCAACTGTAAAAGATGCAGATTCGGACAAAGAGTTTTATTTTGGTGATAAGCTAAACGGACACAGTGCTTCTTTTGTTGTCACTACCGAGCTTGATAATACTCAGAATAATGTGTGGGCAAATAATAATAAGGCAAACTACACCAATAGAGTTACTCTTAAATCATCAGAAAACGATGACGTTGAGGATTCTGTTAGTAAAGAATATGTAAGTAAGGTGCTGGACATAAAGGCTGATCCATATAATTACGATGATCATACTATCAAGTATACTGTTACTGTAGATGCTAATGGTATGAGTATGGATGATGTATTCGTATTTGATGCTTTAGACGACAAAGTAGAGTATGTATCTGCGTCAGGAATTGCAAAGCCAACTGTTGTAAATAATAATATTAAATTTAATGTTGGTACTATCTCAGCGAAAAATGAGTTTTCGTTTGTTGTTAAAGTTAAAGATGGTGATTGGCTTCTTAAAACAGGCGAAACAAAAATAGAGAACTCTGCAAAGCTTATTAGTAATCAATACGGTAGCGAAGAGGCTGGTACATATGTAGTTGCTAAGAGCAATGATGTGACAATTAATAATAAGCTCTTAGTAAAGGCAGGTACACAAGATACTACAAATAAAGAAAATGTCGACTTCGTAGTACAGATTAACCCTGCAAGACAGAATCTATATGCTGAAGTGGCTGACAATGTTGTTATAAAAGCTAGAGATACAATGGGTTCAAGTCTTACGTTGGTAGAAGATTCTGTATGTCTTTATGAGGCTACAGTAAATCCAACAGACGGTACTTTATCAAGTAATACAAAAGTAAATCTAAGTGAGAATGATATTTCAGTTTACCTTAACGATGATAGCAAGACAGTTTTAGAGGTTAATATCCCTAGAAATGAAGGAATGGCATATGTGTTAAAGTACACAGCTAAAATGCTTGATTCTTCGCAGAAAGATATAACAAATAGCATTCAGCTTGTAGGTGCGGAGAGTGTTAAGGAAAAAGCGCAGGAATGGGATTACAAAAGCAGTAGTTTTGGTGGAGCAGATTTAACCAAATATGTATATCTACAGGTTAAGCTAGTTGATCAAAATGATCCTACAAAGCCCTTGGCAGGAGCAAAGATTGAATTAAAAGATAAGACTACAGCCAAAACTATTGAAACAGCCATTACAAATTCTAAGGGCGAAATACTTTTTAACGGTCAGGGAAATCTTCAGCCAAACACAGAGTATTTGATTGTAGAAACAGTTATTCCGGAAGGATATGAGATATCAAAGACAGCTGATACAGATTTAGCAACAGGCCATACAGTTAAAACTGTTGGAACAGGTGTTACAGCAGCAAGAAATAACGTTGCGGCAAATACTGTGGTTAATACAAAACCATCGAAACCGATAAAAATCAATCTTGTTGATAGAGATGAGAAAAATGTTGATTTAACTAAACTCGAAAGTAATAAGGGTGTTATTTCAATCACAAACAATGGCAACGAGGTCTGGAATTCATCAACTTCTACAACTCCTTTTGAGGCTGTTTATGGTCAGGAATACGAAGTCAAGGAAGCACAGGTGCCATTCGGATATGCTGGAGATTCAAAGGCTGGTCTTAAGTTTAAAGTCGATGATGATACAACATCTGCAAATTATGGAAAACTCGTTATAGTTGAAAACAATATCAAAGCTTCAAATACCGAGTCATCTATTACAATGTTTGATCATAAGCTTAAATCAGTGTCGGTAAGCATTAACGATGTATCTGACCAAGGCAGATACCTGTCAGGCGCTAAGTTTAAGCTTGCATATAAAACAAAAGATAATGTGGTGCAGGAATGGATATCTGATGGCTCATTCATATCATTTACATTGCCAGAAGGTGATTACTGGTTGACAAGAACAGATGCACCATTAGGTTTCTTAAATAATGAGGACAAGGCTATAAAGTTTACTGTCAAATCAGATAAGGTAGAATTTGATAATTCATCTAATATTGGAAATGTTCAGATATCAGTTGCTGATAACAAGGTGGTAGTTCCAGAAAATCCGGATTCATCAAAAAAAGTCACATTGACAGACTTTGCACCAACAAAAGATGGTGAACCATCAGACGAGATTAAAACCGAAATATATACAGTTACATACGAAGATGGTGTTCCTAGTGGCTTATCAGATAAACCAGTTTGGAAAAGTGATACTGATACAAACGATCCTGAGCTAAATCCAGAAACAGAATATGTTATCGTTTCAACAGATAGTGCTGGTAATAGGACATCAAAAGTTGTTATGGTTCAGGTATATGAAGACGAGAATGGAACTATAAAGACAAAGCTTATAGAAAAGCCAACCCTTAGAGGCAGTGACTATGTTGACGTGCCTGTAGAGTATGATGAGGAGGGCAACCCACTTCCAATTACAATAAAAATGGATGTAAAGAGTCCGGTAGTACCTACTCCAGCACCATCAGCATCAGAAAACACTGGATTTACACTTCAATCAGGCATAGCAAACACTGCTAGCAACAATGGAAGCTACACAGCAAAAAAAGATAATCAGGAATTAGCTCTCAAAGAAAAGGATATTATAGTGGGTGCTGATCTTGATGAAAATAATCAGGATGTTAATGCTGATAGACTTGCAAAGACAGGTGGTTTTGTAGGTACATTGTTTGGATACATTACAGCAGTGGCGCTAATCCTTGTTGGTTTGTATTTGACACTTGGAAAGAAAAAGGAACATGACAAATAA
- a CDS encoding transglutaminase domain-containing protein: protein MKNRVCSICLLITLIFSLHSTTITSTALTSNEPLYPYLQLLNSDQLSVYNQIYQNIMNFNDELFVLDTPISEKSLEDTMNSLFNDHPELFWVYTSYQYAVDSSDIVHKVRLKFCITKDELPQAQANFNGVLNSLVAGAKQFTRQIDQEKYLHDAICQMNTYDPDNHMNQSAYSALTTGTTVCAGYARAFQAACQRLGITCYYVTGISMGSTHAWNVVKIDGKFYNVDLTWDDSISESIGITSYDYFNKSDAAFASDHSRSSLSGRIVACN, encoded by the coding sequence ATGAAGAATAGAGTTTGTTCGATATGTCTTTTAATTACATTAATATTTAGTTTACATTCTACCACAATTACCAGTACTGCGCTCACTTCAAATGAGCCTTTATACCCATATTTACAACTTCTTAATTCTGATCAGCTTTCCGTTTACAATCAGATTTACCAAAATATCATGAACTTCAATGACGAGCTTTTTGTGTTGGATACACCTATATCTGAAAAAAGTTTGGAGGATACAATGAATTCTCTCTTCAACGATCATCCCGAGCTTTTCTGGGTGTACACATCATATCAGTATGCTGTAGATTCTTCTGATATCGTTCACAAAGTCAGATTGAAATTCTGTATTACCAAGGATGAATTACCTCAAGCTCAAGCGAATTTCAATGGTGTTTTAAATTCGCTTGTTGCAGGCGCAAAGCAATTCACCCGCCAGATTGACCAGGAAAAGTATTTGCATGACGCTATCTGTCAGATGAACACCTATGATCCTGATAACCATATGAATCAAAGCGCTTACTCTGCTCTCACAACTGGCACCACTGTATGCGCAGGATACGCTAGAGCATTTCAGGCAGCCTGCCAGCGCCTTGGCATCACCTGCTATTATGTAACTGGAATTTCTATGGGAAGCACCCACGCATGGAACGTGGTTAAAATTGATGGAAAGTTTTATAACGTAGATTTGACTTGGGACGATTCAATTTCTGAATCTATCGGAATCACTTCCTACGACTATTTCAATAAAAGTGATGCAGCTTTTGCATCCGACCACAGCCGCTCTAGCCTGTCAGGAAGAATTGTGGCTTGTAACTAA
- a CDS encoding ATP-binding protein: MRRVSFIGNHLKNLTYLVIMGLVISLLQGPLFVSASNVQPKTVKIGYYENEIFQEGASEDAVKSGYAYEYYMKLSEYTGWRYEYVYGSFNDLYQMLIDGDIDMLAGLAYKEDRADLMGYPQLAMGTESYNLVKYESNREITSDVDSLQGRSIGVLDSAIADALDEYLERNSIEANVVRYESTDELKAAFEAGEVEVLAVEGEGTNKRTGYEVLLTFGMTDYYICVSNSRGDLLYELNEAQTALFNDEPYYTSSLSSKYHGSSVSAQALSAVEREWLDNNDSIKVGYLNNYLPYSSSDTNGNVTGIVRELMPAIFNAINVDDISLSYVGYDTYEDMITAINNEEIDIAFPVGGGIYHSEQNGIYQTEPIVSSSAELVFDNVVVNPSVARFAVNSSNSMQYYYIKTYYPDAEIVYYDNIEQCLEAVMKHEVDCTTLNGLRAGEILKNYKYNRLSVRQLSEKDDRCLGVKIGNDGLLRLLNRGINILTEDYSESIAYKYTNDLYNYSFIDWLDDYLVGVLVIIVLIVVVSVIILHIRTIRKNRVILALRNSNNNQLVLIENIARSIKEPITEIHNLSSMASQAMDDEKLISDCLKKIEIDSDNIQTTADKIIDASILDKGRLIFNKEKVNVAAFAREIEGYMQPKADGKGINYSVKTKNIKTKDVMVDRERLMQALMAVIDNSLKFTGAGGTIKFTVEEQPCGNMSMARLVFTIKDDGTGMSDEFKGIAFDAFTKEENALDANLTGVGLGLTITKKLVELMGGYVTLMSKKNLGTEVTITLDCKISYN; the protein is encoded by the coding sequence ATGAGGAGAGTTTCTTTTATAGGAAACCATTTGAAGAATTTGACATATCTAGTAATTATGGGCCTTGTTATATCCTTATTGCAAGGCCCTCTTTTTGTGTCTGCTTCAAATGTACAGCCTAAGACAGTCAAAATAGGTTATTACGAGAATGAAATATTCCAAGAGGGAGCTTCGGAAGATGCCGTAAAATCAGGCTATGCATACGAGTATTATATGAAGCTATCGGAGTATACAGGCTGGAGATATGAGTATGTATATGGTAGCTTTAATGACTTGTATCAGATGTTGATTGATGGCGATATAGATATGTTAGCAGGTCTTGCTTATAAAGAGGACAGGGCTGACTTGATGGGATATCCCCAGTTAGCAATGGGTACTGAATCATACAACCTGGTCAAGTATGAAAGCAATCGAGAGATTACAAGTGATGTTGATTCTTTACAGGGGCGTTCTATTGGTGTGCTTGATAGTGCCATTGCGGATGCACTAGACGAATATCTTGAAAGAAATAGCATTGAAGCCAATGTGGTACGTTACGAGTCTACTGATGAGCTAAAAGCTGCTTTTGAGGCAGGAGAGGTTGAAGTTCTAGCTGTTGAAGGTGAAGGTACTAATAAGAGAACAGGTTACGAGGTTCTTTTGACATTTGGAATGACTGATTATTATATTTGTGTCAGCAACAGCAGAGGGGATCTTTTATACGAATTAAATGAGGCACAAACTGCTTTATTCAATGATGAGCCATATTATACAAGCTCTCTTAGCTCAAAATATCATGGTTCCAGTGTGTCAGCACAAGCATTGTCAGCTGTTGAACGTGAATGGTTGGATAATAACGACTCAATAAAGGTAGGATATTTAAATAACTATCTTCCATACAGTTCCTCAGATACAAATGGGAATGTAACAGGTATTGTTAGAGAGCTAATGCCAGCTATTTTTAATGCTATTAATGTGGATGATATCAGTTTGTCTTACGTTGGATATGATACCTATGAAGATATGATTACAGCTATCAACAATGAAGAAATTGATATTGCATTTCCAGTGGGCGGTGGTATATATCACTCTGAACAAAACGGAATCTACCAGACAGAACCAATAGTTTCTAGCAGTGCAGAGCTGGTATTTGACAATGTTGTGGTTAATCCTAGCGTAGCTAGATTTGCTGTAAACAGCAGTAACAGTATGCAGTATTATTACATAAAGACATACTACCCTGATGCAGAGATTGTTTATTATGACAATATAGAACAGTGTTTGGAAGCTGTTATGAAACATGAAGTAGATTGTACTACTCTCAATGGTTTGCGTGCTGGAGAGATTCTAAAGAATTACAAGTACAATCGCTTATCTGTTAGACAGCTTTCTGAAAAGGATGACAGATGCCTTGGTGTAAAAATCGGTAATGATGGTTTGCTACGTCTTTTAAACCGAGGTATTAATATTCTTACAGAAGATTATTCTGAAAGTATTGCTTATAAATACACAAATGATTTATACAACTATTCATTTATCGACTGGCTAGACGACTATCTTGTGGGCGTTTTAGTAATTATTGTCTTGATTGTTGTAGTTTCAGTAATCATCCTTCATATTAGAACCATTCGAAAGAATAGAGTTATACTTGCTCTTCGCAATTCCAATAACAATCAATTGGTTCTTATTGAAAATATTGCAAGGAGTATTAAGGAGCCAATTACTGAAATACATAATCTTTCAAGCATGGCATCACAAGCGATGGATGACGAAAAGCTAATTAGCGATTGTCTTAAAAAAATCGAGATTGACAGTGATAATATTCAGACTACTGCAGACAAGATTATTGATGCAAGTATTCTTGATAAAGGTAGACTTATTTTTAACAAAGAAAAGGTTAACGTGGCAGCCTTTGCAAGAGAAATTGAAGGCTACATGCAGCCAAAGGCAGATGGCAAAGGTATTAATTATTCTGTAAAGACAAAGAATATAAAGACCAAAGATGTTATGGTGGATAGAGAACGATTAATGCAGGCGTTAATGGCAGTTATTGATAATTCTCTTAAGTTCACTGGTGCAGGTGGTACTATAAAGTTTACAGTGGAAGAACAGCCATGCGGAAACATGAGTATGGCAAGGTTGGTGTTCACCATCAAAGATGATGGCACTGGTATGAGTGATGAGTTTAAAGGAATAGCTTTTGATGCTTTCACAAAGGAAGAAAATGCATTGGATGCGAATCTGACAGGTGTTGGTCTGGGATTGACCATTACGAAAAAGCTTGTGGAGCTTATGGGAGGTTATGTCACTCTTATGTCGAAAAAGAATCTAGGAACAGAAGTAACAATCACCTTGGATTGCAAAATAAGCTACAATTAA
- the glyA gene encoding serine hydroxymethyltransferase, which yields MYTLQDIKNTDPEVAEAIVKEFNRQSEHIELIASENWVSPAVMSAMGSVLTNKYAEGYPGKRYYGGCSEVDVIEELARERAKELFGCEYVNVQPHSGAQANMAVQFAVLKPGDTVMGMNLDHGGHLTHGSPANFSGTYFNIVPYGVNDDGFIDYDEVERIALECKPKMIIAGASAYCRKIDFKRFREICDKVDAVLFVDMAHIAGLVAAGVHESPIPYADIVTTTTHKTLRGPRGGMIMATAEANEKYNFNKAVFPGIQGGPLMHVIAGKAVCFKEALEPSFKEYGKQIVKNAQALCKGLQDRGIKIVSGGTDNHLMLIDLTPFELTGKVVEKLLDDAHITANKNTIPNDPKSPFVTSGIRLGTPAATTRGLKEDDFDKVAEAIAVVIKEQEAGVEKARKIIKEITDKYPLTGEMC from the coding sequence ATGTACACACTACAGGACATCAAAAACACAGATCCAGAAGTAGCAGAGGCAATTGTTAAGGAGTTCAATCGCCAGTCAGAACACATCGAGCTTATCGCTTCAGAAAACTGGGTATCACCAGCAGTAATGTCAGCTATGGGCTCTGTACTTACAAACAAGTATGCTGAGGGGTATCCAGGAAAGCGTTATTATGGTGGTTGCTCAGAAGTTGATGTAATCGAGGAGCTTGCTCGTGAACGTGCAAAAGAGCTTTTTGGTTGCGAATATGTCAACGTTCAGCCTCATTCTGGTGCGCAGGCCAACATGGCAGTGCAGTTTGCAGTGCTTAAGCCAGGGGACACAGTTATGGGTATGAATTTGGATCACGGCGGACACCTTACACATGGTTCACCTGCCAACTTCTCTGGTACTTATTTCAACATTGTTCCTTATGGAGTAAACGATGATGGTTTCATCGATTATGATGAAGTAGAGCGTATAGCACTTGAGTGCAAGCCAAAGATGATTATTGCAGGAGCTTCTGCATATTGTCGTAAGATTGACTTCAAGCGCTTCAGAGAAATCTGTGACAAAGTTGATGCAGTTCTGTTTGTGGACATGGCTCACATTGCTGGTCTTGTAGCAGCAGGCGTCCATGAGAGCCCAATCCCATATGCAGATATAGTAACAACCACTACACACAAGACTCTTCGCGGTCCTAGAGGTGGTATGATTATGGCAACAGCCGAAGCTAATGAAAAGTACAATTTCAATAAGGCTGTATTCCCAGGAATCCAGGGTGGCCCACTTATGCATGTTATTGCAGGTAAGGCTGTATGCTTCAAGGAAGCTTTAGAGCCTTCATTCAAAGAATACGGCAAGCAGATTGTAAAGAACGCTCAGGCTCTTTGCAAAGGTCTTCAGGACAGAGGTATTAAAATTGTATCAGGCGGTACCGACAATCACTTGATGCTCATCGACTTAACACCATTTGAGCTTACAGGCAAGGTTGTTGAGAAGCTTCTTGATGATGCGCATATCACAGCAAATAAAAACACAATTCCTAACGATCCAAAGTCACCATTCGTAACATCTGGTATTCGTCTTGGTACACCAGCTGCTACAACACGTGGACTTAAGGAGGATGATTTCGACAAGGTTGCTGAGGCAATTGCAGTTGTTATCAAGGAGCAGGAAGCTGGCGTAGAAAAAGCTCGCAAAATTATAAAAGAAATTACAGATAAATATCCACTTACTGGAGAAATGTGTTAA
- the hypB gene encoding hydrogenase nickel incorporation protein HypB — protein MLDYKIIEVKQSIFEDNDADADKLRQEIKEQKTFLVNLMSAPGSGKTTTLCQTIARLKDEMQIGVMEADIDSDVDAATITAAGARAIQIHTGGMCHLDADMTRQGLHEFGTEDLDLVFLENVGNLVCPAEFDTGSSKNAMILSVPEGDDKPLKYPLMFSVCDVVLINKCDTLPVFSEFSKDAVVERIHSLNPNAKVIFVSAKTGEGFDEWIDWLRGQVQQWQA, from the coding sequence ATGCTAGATTACAAAATCATCGAAGTAAAGCAGAGCATCTTTGAGGACAATGATGCAGATGCTGATAAGCTCAGACAGGAGATTAAAGAACAGAAGACATTTCTTGTTAATCTGATGTCAGCTCCTGGTTCTGGCAAAACAACCACATTATGCCAAACAATCGCACGTCTTAAGGACGAAATGCAAATCGGTGTAATGGAGGCTGATATTGATTCTGATGTAGACGCTGCCACAATTACTGCGGCAGGAGCACGTGCAATTCAGATACATACAGGAGGTATGTGCCATCTCGATGCGGATATGACCCGCCAGGGCTTGCATGAGTTTGGAACAGAAGACTTAGATCTTGTCTTCCTGGAAAACGTTGGTAATTTAGTTTGTCCAGCGGAATTTGATACCGGTTCATCAAAGAACGCCATGATTCTCTCTGTTCCCGAGGGAGACGACAAACCACTTAAGTACCCACTGATGTTTTCAGTGTGTGATGTAGTGCTTATCAACAAATGCGACACACTTCCAGTGTTTAGCGAATTCTCAAAGGATGCTGTTGTCGAACGAATCCACAGTCTTAATCCTAATGCAAAGGTTATCTTTGTTTCAGCCAAAACTGGCGAAGGATTTGATGAGTGGATTGACTGGTTGAGGGGCCAGGTTCAGCAGTGGCAGGCTTAA
- a CDS encoding class D sortase: MTNKQSIKKIIGLTLIALGLGLLLSSIALNLKQYYSKKNTVEEFKEKIESGVASSETEGNDAVTGDMLYILRIPSIDSENPVREGTERDVLSDSLGHESGTAFAGEEGNCVIAGHRNYNFGKYFNRLDEVEIDDLIYLDSATETYTYVVTDIQVVDPTDVEILEPIEGKETLTLYTCTPIYIATQRLVIIAERVI; the protein is encoded by the coding sequence ATGACAAATAAACAATCTATTAAAAAGATAATAGGTTTAACGTTAATCGCATTGGGACTGGGCTTATTGCTCAGTTCTATTGCATTAAACCTAAAGCAATATTATTCAAAAAAGAATACTGTTGAAGAGTTCAAAGAAAAGATTGAAAGCGGTGTTGCATCATCAGAAACAGAAGGTAATGATGCAGTTACAGGAGACATGCTCTACATCCTTAGAATTCCATCTATCGATTCAGAAAATCCAGTGCGAGAGGGCACTGAAAGAGATGTTTTATCAGATTCTCTTGGACATGAATCGGGAACTGCATTTGCAGGAGAGGAAGGAAATTGCGTAATCGCAGGTCATCGCAATTACAACTTTGGCAAATACTTTAATCGCTTGGATGAAGTGGAAATAGATGATTTGATTTATCTGGATTCAGCCACAGAAACATACACATATGTGGTAACAGACATTCAGGTGGTGGACCCTACAGATGTAGAAATCCTTGAACCTATAGAGGGCAAAGAAACACTCACTCTATACACCTGCACACCAATCTATATAGCAACACAACGCTTGGTTATTATAGCTGAGCGAGTGATATAA